A genome region from Camelina sativa cultivar DH55 chromosome 10, Cs, whole genome shotgun sequence includes the following:
- the LOC104719746 gene encoding uncharacterized protein LOC104719746 isoform X1 — MYIPMLPKKTAGPIILLGSLMRIKKSNVTLSWSVFYGRITVKMYIPMLPKKTAGPIILLGNLTRIKKFNGKVSVQNSRFSTKLFLDGDLSEIAEFKMQLGNRDSNDVHRVSQLMTPDLSNKVEDSFPLSSWESIDQITKTSQENTCVTFARILEF; from the exons ATGTATATTCctatgttaccaaaaaaaactgcAGGTCCTATAATATTACTTGGGAGTCTTATGAGGATTAAAAAATCTAATG TGACACTATCATGGAGTGTATTTTATGGGAGAATCACAGTAAAAATGTATATTCctatgttaccaaaaaaaactgcAGGTCCTATAATATTACTTGGGAATCTTACGAGGATCAAAAAATTTAATG gtaAAGTATCTGTTCAAAATTCTAGATTCTCTACAAAGTTGTTTCTTGATGGAGACCTATCTGAAATTGCTGAATTTAAAATGCA GCTGGGCAATAGGGACTCAAATGATGTTCATAGAGTTTCTCAACTCATGACACCTGATTTGAGCAACAAAGTTGAAGATTCTTTTCCATTAAGTAGCTGGGAATCTATTGATCAGATTACTAAAACTTCTCAg GAAAATACTTGCGTTACTTTTGCAagaattttggaattttga
- the LOC104720664 gene encoding transcriptional corepressor LEUNIG_HOMOLOG-like, translating to MTEGKVSPDPVAIDAPGGFLFEWWSVLWDIFIARTNEKHSEPAAAYIEAQQGKAKEQQMQIQQLQLMRQAQAHMLHRKPNHPSLRGPMNAIGSEGMIGQSNASALAAKNVRGTYEATKSNEL from the exons ATGACTGAAGGGAAGGTTTCACCTGATCCAGTTG caATTGATGCACCTGGAGGGTTTCTCTTTGAGTGGTGGTCTGTGTTGTGGGATATCTTCATTGCAAGGACAAATGAGAAACATTCAGAGCCTGCTGCAGCTTATATTGAG GCACAACAAGGTAAAGCGAAGGAGCAGCAAATGCAAATTCAGCAACTTCAATTGATGCGACAAGCTCAAGCTCATATGCTACATAGAAAACCTAATCACCCTTCTCTAAGGGGTCCAATGAATGCTATTGGTTCTGAAGGGATGATTGGACAGTCAAATGCTAGTGCTTTGGCTGCAAAAAATGTACGAGGAACGTATGAAGCAACCAAATCCAATGAACTCTGA
- the LOC104719746 gene encoding uncharacterized protein LOC104719746 isoform X2, translated as MSQITEKDCSRQKSKLLDIQVRDLSDTIMECILWENHTEDVYSYVTKKNCRFSTKLFLDGDLSEIAEFKMQLGNRDSNDVHRVSQLMTPDLSNKVEDSFPLSSWESIDQITKTSQENTCVTFARILEF; from the exons ATGAGTCAGATTACTGAGAAAGATTGTTCTAGACAAAAGTCAAAGCTGTTGGATATTCAGGTACGAGATCTAAG TGACACTATCATGGAGTGTATTTTATGGGAGAATCACACTGAAGATGTATATTCctatgttaccaaaaaaaactgcAG ATTCTCTACAAAGTTGTTTCTTGATGGAGACCTATCTGAAATTGCTGAATTTAAAATGCA GCTGGGCAATAGGGACTCAAATGATGTTCATAGAGTTTCTCAACTCATGACACCTGATTTGAGCAACAAAGTTGAAGATTCTTTTCCATTAAGTAGCTGGGAATCTATTGATCAGATTACTAAAACTTCTCAg GAAAATACTTGCGTTACTTTTGCAagaattttggaattttga
- the LOC104719748 gene encoding uncharacterized protein LOC104719748 produces the protein MDQDHELWRTLRCAGKAQDNTSVHTLMLKYRPIAPKPTTTGQPFVGDTSIMRRTKRKYVRVSKNSKATCRSKTDDGVRSSSTDPENGREDIVTLQLLPERSTPLSLDHHTNLDPAVEAMIGDETCETDTWLKFNGGDEVLLQRVPVETWVTVESVNSGSVSHAVGLTDEEIKDALDKDTCPGFISDGSNRVVMVNEAYRKIVTGDGGFGGEVIVWLVVDQTATFFDYRTFTCKVRLEYTWQETKYTKTVPCDVWKMEFGGFAWRLDTSAALTLWL, from the coding sequence atggatcAAGATCATGAGTTATGGCGGACGCTAAGATGCGCAGGTAAAGCGCAAGATAACACCTCTGTTCATACTCTCATGCTTAAGTACCGTCCGATCGCTCCAAAGCCGACGACTACTGGTCAACCATTCGTCGGAGATACGAGTATCATGAGAAGGACGAAGAGGAAGTACGTTAGGGTTTCCAAGAATAGTAAAGCCACGTGTCGATCAAAGACGGACGACGGCGTCAGATCTAGCTCGACAGATCCGGAGAATGGTCGGGAAGATATCGTCACGCTACAGCTCTTGCCGGAGAGATCTACGCCGTTGAGTTTGGATCATCATACTAATCTGGATCCAGCGGTGGAAGCAATGATCGGAGATGAAACCTGTGAAACGGACACGTGGCTCAAGTTTAACGGCGGCGATGAAGTGCTGCTGCAACGGGTTCCGGTAGAGACGTGGGTGACGGTGGAGTCCGTTAACAGTGGCTCGGTATCCCATGCGGTAGGGTTAACGGACGAAGAGATCAAGGATGCTTTAGACAAAGACACGTGTCCTGGTTTCATATCGGATGGTTCGAACCGTGTTGTAATGGTTAACGAGGCTTACCGGAAGATAGTAACCGGAGACGGCGGGTTCGGTGGAGAGGTGATTGTATGGTTGGTGGTTGACCAAACGGCGACGTTTTTTGACTACCGAACTTTTACGTGTAAGGTAAGACTGGAATACACGTGGCAAGAGACCAAGTACACTAAAACGGTGCCGTGTGATGTGTGGAAGATGGAGTTTGGTGGATTTGCATGGAGGTTGGATACTAGTGCAGCTTTAACTCTTTGGCTCTGA